A genome region from Camelina sativa cultivar DH55 chromosome 10, Cs, whole genome shotgun sequence includes the following:
- the LOC104718782 gene encoding multiple RNA-binding domain-containing protein 1-like, whose product MASSSKESAAKANLFRKRNLEDDLEKKPILKRHKETSDEKDETTADSLEQANLISVKETTVDDGILIPEAISVTNNTLLLRRLSREAQIPDIISFFSDVGDVVHVRLIVGHQGKHCRYAFVELASANEVKMALEKKCDEYLLGHKILLYMADFKRSTYLLPKYCIEYDSWFGNYIRGESLLTEEDVGFDDVEKVLIVANLSPNTKLPDIKRLFKYMGVVSVRLIVNNQGKHLGYAFVEFVSAYLANKALKKKNGEYLHGHKIFLMREHDEIPDYVEAVAVEKKTIFISHFSPQTDISHIISFFKDVGEVVHVRLIADNNGRQRRRWKRTVNICMIARLFLKCFMLQTIHPSIA is encoded by the exons ATGGCCAGTTCTAGCAAGGAATCGGCCGCTAAAgctaatttattta GAAAGCGAAACCTTGAAGATGATTTGGAGAAGAAACCGATTTTGAAGAGACATAAGGAAACATCCGACGAGAAG GATGAGACAACGGCTGATAGTCTTGAGCAGGCTAATTTAATCTCAGTTAAG GAGACGACAGTGGATGATGGCATTCTCATTCCCGAG GCAATTTCCGTAACAAATAATACCCTCTTGCTTCGCCGTCTCTCTCGCGAAGCACAAATACCAGATAT CATCTCTTTCTTCAGTGATGTTGGAGACGTTGTTCATGTTCGACTTATAGTAGGCCACCAAGGCAAGCATTGTCGCTATGCCTTTGTCGAGCTTGCTTCTGCTAACGAAGTAAAGATG GCGCTGGAAAAGAAGTGTGATGAATATCTGCTAGGTCATAAGATTTTACTTTATATGGCTGATTTCAAGAGATCTACATACCTTCTGCCCAA GTATTGCATAGAATACGACTCTTG GTTTGGAAACTACATTCGAGGAGAAAGCCTTCTTACAGAAGAAGACGTAGGATTTGATGACGTTGAG AAAGTACTCATTGTCGCCAATCTCTCTCCCAACACTAAATTACCAGATAT CAAACGTTTATTCAAATATATGGGAGTTGTTAGTGTTCGACTTATTGTGAACAACCAGGGCAAGCATTTGGGCTATGCATTTGTTGAGTTTGTTTCTGCTTACCTTGCAAACAAG GCtctgaaaaagaagaatggtgaaTATTTGCACGGTCATAAGATTTTTCTGATGAGAGAACATGATGAAATTCCTGATTATGTTGAG GCAGTTGCTGTAGAAAAAAAGACGATCTTTATCTCCCATTTCTCTCCCCAAACTGATATATCACATAT CATCAGTTTCTTCAAAGATGTTGGAGAAGTTGTTCATGTTCGACTTATTGCAGACAACAATGGCAGGCAGAGAAG GCGCTGGAAAAGAACGGTGAATATTTGCATGATCGCAAGATTGTTCTTGAAGTGTTTCATGCTCCAAACCATCCACCCAA GTATTGCATAG
- the LOC104720326 gene encoding uncharacterized protein LOC104720326: MAAMANQSHERAFGVTNIKSQIPLILNLDDHSYDAWRELFLTHCLTFDVLGHIDSTFLPANANDAAWYKRDGLVKLCIYGTLARPLFRSSFKTGGSSRDVWLRVENQFRNNKEAKAIQLDNELHNQEIGDRSIKEYCQKIKSLADLLTNVDAPLNERTMVTYLLNGLNDKFDNIINVIKQKDPFPSFETAKSMLELEENRLMKSHRHSATHKDHSSSTTALTVAAAPSTPRQPHHQNYTDNRGYTGNRGNKHNYRNRGGDRQNNNNTFRPSLPNWPTSSYWHGPYPFWPNYFGNWSPFPHNSMRPSMSSPPQPAYPQAHLMEIQLGTPTTETLVDPNGAPWIMDTGSMAHLSSSSGPSNSEDSAPM, translated from the exons atggcGGCCATGGCAAATCAATCACATGAACGTGCATTTGGTGTTACCAACATCAAATCTCAAATCCCCCTCATCCTAAATCTCGATGATCACAGCTACGACGCCTGGCGTGAATTGTTTCTTACTCATTGCCTCACGTTTGATGTTCTTGGGCACATAGACAGCACTTTTCTCCCAGCAAATGCTAACGATGCAGCCTGGTACAAACGTGATGGACTAGTAAAGCTTTGTATCTATGGCACACTTGCTCGTCCCCTGTTTCGCTCATCATTCAAAACAGGTGGATCTTCACGCGATGTTTGGCTACGTGTGGAGAATCAATTCAGGAACAACAAGGAAGCCAAAGCTATTCAACTTGACAATGAACTCCACAACCAAGAAATTGGAGATCGATCGATCAAAGAGTACTGCCAGAAGATCAAATCGTTGGCAGATTTACTTACAAACGTTGATGCTCCACTCAACGAGAGAACAATGGTAACATACCTGCTCAATGGGCTGAATGACAAATTTGATAACATTATCAATGTTATCAAACAAAAAGATCCATTCCCATCATTTGAAACGGCAAAATCCATGCTGGAACTAGAAGAGAATCGTCTTATGAAGTCTCACCGCCACTCTGCAACTCACAAAGATCACTCATCCTCAACCACTGCTCTCACAGTCGCTGCTGCACCGTCTACACCTCGTCAACCTCATCACCAGAACTACACTGATAACAGAGGCTACACTGGCAACAGAGGCAACAAACATAATTATCGCAATCGCGGTGGCGACagacagaacaacaacaacaccttcCGACCTAGCTTGCCCAACTGGCCCACTTCATCATATTGGCATGGCCCATATCCTTTCTGGCCCAATTACTTTGGCAATTGGTCTCCCTTCCCTCATAACTCGATGAGACCATCAATGTCGTCTCCTCCACAACCAGCTTACCCTCAAGCTCACTTAATGGAGATACAACTAGGAACACCCACAACGGAAACACTTGTTGATCCCAATGGTGCTCCATGGATCATGGATACTGGGTCGATGGCTcatttgtcatcttcttcag GACCTTCAAACTCTGAGGACTCTGCTCCGATGTGA